From a region of the Alphaproteobacteria bacterium genome:
- a CDS encoding (d)CMP kinase: MIIAVDGPSAAGKGTLARRLAAHFDYAYLDTGSLYRALALSLRAAGTDPQDADAAAAAARALDLDLVDSPRLRDDDIAAVASVVAAYPEVRRVLNDVQRRFAASPPGGKAGAVIDGRDIGTVVCPDADAKIFVTASAEARARRRHKELIDGGQNSIYARVLQDLTERDARDSGRDVAPLKVAIDAFMLDTTDLDADAAFEATLAYLKSRNG, from the coding sequence ATGATCATCGCCGTCGATGGCCCCTCCGCCGCCGGCAAGGGCACGTTGGCGCGGCGGCTGGCAGCCCATTTCGACTATGCCTATCTCGACACCGGGTCGCTCTATCGTGCGCTCGCGCTATCGTTGCGCGCCGCCGGGACCGACCCGCAGGATGCCGACGCGGCCGCCGCTGCGGCGCGCGCGCTCGATCTCGATCTCGTGGATTCGCCGCGCCTGCGCGACGATGATATCGCCGCGGTGGCGTCGGTCGTCGCTGCCTATCCCGAGGTGCGCCGGGTGCTGAACGACGTCCAGAGGCGTTTTGCAGCGAGCCCGCCCGGCGGCAAGGCCGGCGCCGTGATCGACGGCCGCGATATCGGAACCGTGGTCTGCCCCGACGCGGACGCCAAGATATTCGTCACCGCGTCGGCCGAGGCGCGCGCCCGTCGCCGCCACAAAGAGTTGATTGACGGGGGTCAAAACAGTATATATGCCCGCGTTCTGCAGGACTTGACGGAACGCGATGCCCGCGATAGCGGGCGGGACGTGGCGCCATTGAAGGTGGCAATAGACGCTTTCATGCTGGACACCACGGACCTGGATGCAGACGCGGCCTTCGAAGCGACCCTGGCATACCTGAAATCGCGGAACGGATAG
- the rpsA gene encoding 30S ribosomal protein S1 — protein sequence MNTSPETQDPGSAMSDDDFAALLDDGFDQKRGYEGRVVKGTVIAVENDFALIDVGLKSEGRVPLREFSAPGLRSEIKIGDMVEVYVERFEDRNGEALLSRERARREEAWTQLERAFKDNQRVTGVIFGRVKGGFTVDLSGAVAFLPGSQVDIRPVRDITPLMNQEQPFQILKMDRQRGNIVVSRRAVLEETRAEARAELISNLKEGQVLTGIVKNITDYGAFVDLGGVDGLLHVTDIAWRRINHPSEALQIGQSVQVQVIRFNPETQRISLGMKQLEADPWDGVVQKYPISTKLKGRVTNITDYGAFVELEPGIEGLVHVSEMSWTKKNVHPGKIVSTSQEVEVMVLEVDSEKRRISLGIKQCQENPWAEFADRFAVGSELEGEIKNITEFGLFIGLPGDIDGMVHLSDLSWGKSGDEAISGFTKGEMVKFKVLDVDLEKERISLGIKQLSDDPFTSTTANIKKNDIVTCTVSEVTPAGIEVSLGDGATGFIRKSDLSRDRSEQRPDRFAVGEKVDAVVSSVDQSTRRITLSIKAKEVREEKEAMAQYGSSDSGASLGDILGAALSKASENRETPESEEPTETEATDDAAEKAAPEAASDDTAPADASDEAKDAPEEAADTPEEASDGPEDAEDAPDEPKDA from the coding sequence ATGAACACATCCCCGGAAACCCAGGATCCCGGCAGCGCGATGAGCGACGACGATTTCGCCGCCCTCCTCGACGACGGCTTCGATCAGAAACGCGGCTATGAGGGCCGCGTGGTCAAGGGCACCGTCATCGCCGTGGAGAACGATTTCGCCCTCATCGACGTCGGGTTGAAGTCCGAAGGGCGGGTGCCGCTGCGAGAGTTTTCCGCCCCCGGCCTGCGATCCGAAATCAAGATCGGCGACATGGTCGAGGTCTATGTCGAGCGGTTCGAGGACCGCAATGGCGAGGCCTTGCTGTCGCGCGAGCGCGCCCGCCGGGAAGAGGCATGGACGCAGCTTGAGCGGGCCTTCAAGGACAATCAGCGGGTTACCGGCGTTATCTTCGGCCGTGTCAAGGGCGGGTTCACCGTCGATTTGTCCGGCGCGGTAGCCTTTCTGCCGGGCAGCCAAGTAGACATCCGGCCGGTACGCGACATTACGCCGCTGATGAACCAGGAGCAGCCGTTCCAGATCCTCAAGATGGACCGCCAGCGGGGCAACATCGTGGTGTCGCGGCGGGCGGTGCTCGAGGAGACCCGCGCCGAGGCGCGGGCCGAGCTGATCTCCAACCTCAAGGAAGGCCAAGTGCTGACCGGTATTGTCAAGAACATCACCGATTACGGCGCCTTCGTCGACCTCGGCGGCGTCGACGGACTGCTCCATGTGACCGATATCGCCTGGCGCCGCATCAATCATCCCAGCGAGGCCTTGCAGATCGGCCAAAGCGTTCAAGTCCAGGTCATCCGGTTCAATCCGGAGACCCAGCGCATCAGCCTCGGCATGAAGCAACTCGAGGCCGATCCTTGGGATGGGGTGGTGCAGAAGTATCCGATCAGCACCAAGCTCAAGGGCCGGGTCACCAACATCACCGATTACGGCGCTTTCGTCGAATTGGAACCCGGGATCGAGGGTCTGGTCCATGTCTCGGAGATGAGCTGGACCAAAAAGAACGTGCATCCCGGCAAGATCGTCTCGACCAGTCAAGAGGTCGAGGTGATGGTGCTTGAGGTCGATTCCGAAAAGCGGCGCATCAGTCTCGGCATCAAGCAATGCCAGGAGAACCCGTGGGCCGAGTTCGCCGACAGGTTCGCCGTCGGCAGCGAGCTCGAGGGTGAGATCAAGAACATCACCGAATTCGGCCTCTTTATCGGCCTACCCGGCGACATAGACGGCATGGTTCACCTGTCCGATCTGAGCTGGGGTAAATCGGGCGACGAAGCTATCAGCGGCTTCACCAAGGGCGAAATGGTCAAGTTCAAGGTGCTCGACGTGGACCTTGAGAAGGAACGCATCAGCCTCGGCATCAAGCAGCTGAGCGACGATCCCTTCACCTCGACCACCGCCAACATCAAGAAGAACGACATCGTGACCTGCACCGTGTCCGAGGTGACGCCAGCCGGAATCGAGGTCTCTTTGGGCGACGGTGCCACCGGCTTCATCCGCAAGTCGGACCTGTCGCGCGACCGCAGCGAGCAGCGCCCGGACCGTTTCGCGGTCGGCGAGAAGGTCGATGCGGTGGTGAGCTCGGTCGATCAATCGACCCGCCGCATCACTTTGTCGATTAAGGCGAAGGAGGTGCGCGAAGAGAAAGAGGCGATGGCTCAATACGGTTCGTCTGACAGCGGCGCCAGCCTTGGCGACATTCTTGGCGCCGCGCTTAGCAAGGCCAGCGAGAATCGGGAGACCCCCGAATCGGAGGAGCCGACCGAAACCGAGGCAACCGACGACGCAGCGGAAAAGGCCGCGCCTGAGGCCGCTTCGGACGATACGGCGCCTGCGGACGCGTCCGACGAGGCCAAGGATGCGCCCGAAGAGGCCGCGGATACGCCCGAAGAAGCCAGCGATGGGCCCGAGGACGCCGAGGACGCGCCCGACGAGCCAAAAGACGCATAA
- a CDS encoding integration host factor subunit beta has protein sequence MTKSELIMRLAEQNEHLLQREAERIVSTIFDEIAAALERGDRVELRGFGAFSVKRRPPRVGRNPRTGETVHVEEKHVPFFKTGKQLRERLNRP, from the coding sequence ATGACCAAGTCCGAGCTTATTATGCGTTTGGCTGAGCAAAACGAGCATTTGCTGCAACGTGAGGCGGAACGAATCGTATCGACGATTTTCGATGAGATCGCTGCCGCGCTGGAACGGGGCGATCGCGTGGAATTGCGGGGATTCGGGGCGTTTTCGGTCAAGCGCCGGCCGCCGCGCGTGGGCCGCAACCCGCGTACCGGAGAGACCGTGCATGTCGAGGAGAAGCATGTTCCTTTCTTTAAGACCGGCAAACAGTTAAGGGAACGTCTCAACCGCCCATGA
- a CDS encoding LapA family protein → MKLIIWIIAAIVTLAVTAFAVSNRAPVEVDFWPLPYAAILPLFAVLLVAVVLGFLFGAITTWWSGRKWRRGAREARRENDHLRRELEAVKRAASATEPGRSPLPSTNSGAPPSLPPSRAAQG, encoded by the coding sequence GTGAAGCTCATAATCTGGATAATTGCCGCTATCGTGACGCTCGCGGTTACGGCCTTCGCGGTGAGCAACCGGGCGCCGGTCGAAGTTGATTTCTGGCCGCTGCCCTACGCCGCGATCCTACCCTTGTTCGCGGTTCTGCTGGTCGCCGTTGTCCTCGGATTTCTATTCGGCGCCATTACTACCTGGTGGTCGGGCCGAAAATGGCGGCGTGGCGCCCGCGAGGCACGCCGCGAGAACGATCATCTGCGGCGTGAACTCGAAGCGGTCAAGCGCGCCGCCTCGGCGACCGAGCCGGGGCGTTCACCCCTACCTTCCACGAACTCCGGTGCACCGCCCAGCCTGCCACCCAGCCGCGCCGCCCAAGGCTGA
- a CDS encoding FAD-dependent oxidoreductase, with the protein MEVIVVGAGIMGLATAWACHRRGDSVRVYEQGPIPNPHASSVDEHRAIRQIYGDKEGYARMIGGAFEAWDLVWQDLDERLYAETGILTLVRGRDSFGYRSIATLDRVGIDYERLEPVELAARFPLMRFDGVDCGLYFRRGGALLAGRIIERLGHHLGTRGVTIHAHSAVTAIGPDAATVTLADGRRDHADRLVVAAGPWVGDLVPDFAARVTPSRQIVAYLTPPDDLAAAWAAAPILVDIGPDEGLYLVPPVGGTSMKVGDHGFSLSGHPSADREAAPAETRAIYQLCRRRVADLDRFRLASGRTCFYTISPDENIIVEPIGDRVWVMTGFSGHGFKFGPLLGLELADAMAGGQEPAALGRWAAGLEGARPG; encoded by the coding sequence ATGGAGGTCATTGTCGTCGGCGCCGGCATCATGGGCCTGGCGACCGCCTGGGCTTGCCACAGGCGCGGCGATTCGGTCCGCGTCTACGAGCAGGGCCCGATTCCCAATCCTCATGCGTCGTCCGTCGACGAGCACCGCGCGATTCGCCAAATCTACGGCGACAAGGAAGGCTATGCGCGGATGATCGGAGGCGCCTTCGAGGCCTGGGATTTGGTCTGGCAGGACCTGGACGAGCGCCTCTATGCCGAGACCGGCATCCTGACCCTGGTTCGCGGCCGCGACAGCTTTGGTTACCGATCGATCGCCACCCTGGATCGGGTTGGCATCGACTACGAGCGCCTGGAGCCGGTGGAATTGGCGGCACGGTTCCCGCTCATGCGCTTCGACGGCGTCGATTGCGGGCTCTATTTCCGTCGCGGCGGGGCATTGCTCGCCGGCCGCATCATCGAGCGCCTCGGCCACCATCTCGGCACCCGCGGCGTCACGATCCACGCCCATAGCGCGGTGACCGCGATCGGCCCGGATGCCGCCACCGTAACGCTCGCCGACGGACGGCGCGACCACGCCGACCGGTTGGTCGTCGCCGCCGGTCCGTGGGTCGGCGACCTGGTCCCGGATTTCGCGGCGCGGGTAACGCCGTCGCGCCAGATCGTGGCTTATCTGACGCCCCCCGACGACCTCGCCGCGGCCTGGGCGGCGGCACCGATATTGGTGGATATCGGGCCCGACGAAGGTCTCTATCTGGTACCACCGGTCGGCGGCACGTCGATGAAGGTCGGCGACCACGGTTTTTCCTTGTCCGGCCATCCGAGCGCGGATCGCGAAGCCGCCCCGGCGGAGACGCGCGCGATCTACCAATTGTGCCGCCGGCGAGTGGCCGATCTCGACCGCTTCCGTCTCGCTTCCGGCCGGACCTGCTTCTACACCATTTCGCCCGATGAGAATATTATCGTCGAGCCGATTGGCGACCGCGTCTGGGTAATGACCGGGTTCTCCGGCCACGGCTTCAAGTTCGGTCCGTTGTTGGGCCTGGAACTGGCCGACGCCATGGCCGGCGGGCAGGAACCGGCGGCGCTCGGCCGATGGGCGGCCGGTCTCGAAGGCGCGCGCCCGGGATGA
- the pyrF gene encoding orotidine-5'-phosphate decarboxylase, which produces MSAGARIFCAIDTADAVRAVELADALSDVVGGLKLGLEFFAARGPAGVAAIAERRLPLFLDLKLHDIPHTVAAAVRACLPIEPFLLTIHAGGGPAMIAAAAEAAREAAGTRPRIIAVTVLTSLSDDDLDRVGQSRPALDQVRRLAALAQESGADGVVCSPRETAALRQDCGEDFVLVVPGIRPPGAAAGDQKRVTTPAEALGAGASYLVIGRPITAAPDPAAAARAIIAGIDSGSGG; this is translated from the coding sequence ATGAGCGCGGGCGCCCGCATATTCTGCGCGATCGACACCGCCGATGCGGTGCGGGCGGTGGAACTCGCCGACGCGCTCTCCGATGTCGTCGGCGGGCTCAAGCTGGGGCTCGAATTCTTCGCCGCCCGCGGCCCGGCCGGCGTCGCTGCGATCGCCGAACGGCGCCTGCCCCTGTTCCTCGATCTGAAGCTCCACGACATTCCCCATACCGTGGCGGCGGCGGTCCGCGCCTGCCTCCCGATCGAGCCCTTCCTGCTGACCATTCATGCCGGCGGCGGTCCAGCGATGATCGCCGCCGCCGCCGAGGCGGCGCGCGAAGCCGCGGGTACGCGGCCGCGCATCATCGCCGTCACCGTTCTGACCAGCCTGAGTGACGACGATCTCGACCGTGTCGGACAATCCCGGCCGGCGCTCGATCAGGTCCGGCGCCTCGCCGCTCTGGCCCAGGAATCGGGCGCCGACGGGGTCGTCTGCTCGCCCCGCGAAACCGCCGCCCTGCGCCAAGATTGCGGCGAGGATTTCGTTCTCGTGGTGCCCGGTATCCGGCCGCCAGGCGCCGCGGCGGGCGACCAGAAACGGGTCACCACACCGGCCGAGGCGCTGGGTGCCGGCGCCAGCTATCTGGTCATCGGCCGTCCGATCACCGCCGCCCCGGATCCCGCCGCCGCGGCTCGCGCCATCATCGCCGGAATCGATTCGGGCAGCGGCGGGTAG